In Nerophis ophidion isolate RoL-2023_Sa linkage group LG02, RoL_Noph_v1.0, whole genome shotgun sequence, one DNA window encodes the following:
- the si:dkey-156n14.3 gene encoding zinc finger protein ZXDC, whose translation MEFGGANNKAIVCAPSEAQDVKKADEVEQQARGWPKQAGFYRTVEDVVLTNKYGEKICGQICTENKARRELSSQDRNEPTNELMCRNPDVEATMDADLILDSTRLEDGTNSGSLSASPPENESFSGTIMINNQSIIVTIENGTLTLAAPPDGYDNKEDDMVSLKEHLGMKDHEDIVLLNYDGGTKAIGKISTLAVSSSGYQEETRSGLSGCDSDPALGDNTPSPFSGSSFHPCGMAKQVKQTNVGTLPPKATNSQCGQLVRSKKVMVSYPCLVMGCTCTFDSRQKRKVHLLDHDEDPRPYQCTVDGCPWSFTTSYKLKRHLQSHNKQRPHSCPYEGCGRCFTTIYNLKAHAKVHQQDDAFICEICSETFRSATRLTNHQKVHVEPQRPYKCDFPGCEKKFITFSASYSHNRTHFRETGHFTCTYPGCGKMYDKACRLKIHLRSHTGERPFVCDWEGCGWTFTSMSKLLRHKRKHDDDRRFICSEEGCGKSFTRAEHLKGHIITHLGTKPFQCHAEGCSARFSARSSLYIHSKKHKQDGSTLRTRCPVASCSKHFSSRSSLKSHMLKQHQLSPDVLNQMETTPTLTPSSELISHTPAMVAGPGMAGSEQLTNLDLSSLFSNVPVSTASTGIGVGLPIGGSISTGTFTMDLSLVNSGILTIDPCTVGTALCTSTGTALTKSADPLILAPGIDIAPHQSLEGTVGDVLPPQGTLNLDNVQSVTPEALGTLSSLSMQGPSTPIEPTLQHPLSSSSALSAEATATLAAAPISELLSSPSKGVEAGGPAGSGPLLSCVEVLGGQEGAKVLTQFVFPGHTNGFNLQKDTEIPAVSPSSFMDSGGSARTDYRAIQLAKKKKLTAPSSSSGVSGSSQRKAKGSKSSCAPSSARYGEGATPANGGLTLRDPVTGAQYVQIQLLQDDPATDGELAFQLSSQTSSSHSQLTVDLPVNILQEPTVVIEENNVCDNCQFTGSTINLQDLE comes from the exons ATGGAGTTCGGAGGCGCGAATAATAAAGCAATTGTTTGCGCTCCGAGCGAGGCGCAGGACGTGAAGAAGGCGGACGAGGTGGAACAGCAAGCCCGCGGATGGCCGAAGCAGGCCGGCTTCTACCGCACCGTCGAAGACGTTGTTTTGACCAACAAGTACGGCGAGAAGATATGCGGACAGATATGTACCGAAAACAAGGCCCGACGGGAGCTTTCTTCTCAGGACCGGAACGAGCCTACCAACGAACTGATGTGTAGAAACCCAGACGTTGAGGCAACTATGGACGCGGATTTAATTCTGGACTCTACGAGGCTTGAGGACGGCACCAACTCTGGCAGCCTTTCTGCGAGTCCTCCCGAGAACGAGAGCTTCTCTGGGACCATTATGATCAACAATCAAAGCATCATCGTGACCATAGAAAATGGAACTTTGACTCTCGCCGCCCCACCGGACGGATATGACAACAAGGAGGACGACATGGTGAGCCTGAAGGAGCATTTGGGCATGAAGGACCATGAGGATATTGTTCTTCTCAACTACGACGGCGGCACCAAGGCCATCGGGAAGATCAGCACGTTGGCCGTGTCCAGCTCCGGCTACCAGGAGGAGACCAGGTCTGGCTTGTCCGGATGCGACTCTGATCCGGCTCTGGGCGACAACACGCCCTCGCCATTCTCCGGTAGCTCTTTTCACCCATGCGGAATGGCCAAGCAGGTAAAGCAGACCAATGTAGGGACCCTCCCTCCTAAAGCCACAAACTCTCAATGTGGACAGCTTGTCAGGTCCAAAAAAGTGATGGTTTCTTACCCATGCCTGGTAATGGGCTGCACCTGTACGTTTGACTCGCGGCAGAAACGCAAGGTCCACCTCCTGGATCACGATGAGGACCCTCGCCCCTACCAGTGCACGGTGGATGGCTGCCCCTGGTCTTTTACCACTTCCTACAAACTCAAACGCCACCTTCAGTCTCATAATAAGCAGCGGCCACACAGTTGCCCGTATGAAGGCTGTGGCCGCTGTTTCACCACCATCTACAACCTTAAGGCTCACGCCAAAGTCCATCAGCAGGACGATGCCTTCATCTGTGAGATCTGCAGCGAGACTTTCCGCAGTGCCACCCGACTCACCAATCACCAGAAAGTCCACGTTGAGCCCCAGAGGCCGTACAAATGCGACTTTCCAG gCTGTGAGAAAAAGTTCATTACCTTCAGTGCCTCTTACTCCCACAACCGCACGCACTTCAGAGAAACGGGCCACTTTACCTGCACCTACCCGGGATGCGGCAAGATGTATGACAAGGCCTGTCGCCTCAAGATCCATTTGCGGAGCCACACCG GTGAGAGACCATTTGTTTGTGACTGGGAAGGCTGCGGCTGGACCTTCACGAGCATGTCAAAGTTGCTTCGTCACAAACG AAAACATGACGATGACCGACGCTTCATCTGCAGCGAGGAAGGTTGTGGGAAGTCTTTCACCCGAGCAGAGCACCTCAAAGGTCACATCATCACTCACCTGGGCACCAAGCCCTTCCAGTGCCACGCTGAAG gtTGTAGTGCTCGATTTTCAGCTCGCAGCAGCCTCTACATCCACTCCAAGAAACACAAGCAGGATGGCAGCACACTTAGAACGCGGTGTCCTGTAGCCAGCTGCTCCAAGCACTTCTCCTCCCGCAGCAGCTTGAAGAGCCACATGCTGAAACAACATCAGCTCAGCCCTG ATGTTCTGAACCAGATGGAGACCACGCCCACCCTGACCCCGAGCAGTGAGCTAATTAGCCATACCCCAGCGATGGTTGCCGGGCCAGGTATGGCAGGCAGCGAGCAGCTGACAAACTTGGACCTGAGCTCACTCTTCTCTAATGTTCCTGTATCCACCGCATCCACTGGCATTGGGGTGGGACTTCCTATTGGTGGGAGCATCTCCACTGGCACTTTTACCATGGACCTCTCCCTGGTCAACTCAGGCATCCTCACAATCGACCCCTGTACAGTTGGCACCGCTCTTTGTACTTCAACTGGCACTGCTTTGACCAAAAGTGCGGACCCTCTGATCCTGGCACCCGGTATCGACATTGCTCCCCACCAGAGTTTGGAAGGCACCGTGGGAGATGTTCTCCCACCTCAGGGCACCCTCAACTTGGACAACGTGCAAAGTGTCACACCAGAGGCCTTGGGAACTCTATCGTCGCTCTCCATGCAGGGTCCCAGCACCCCAATAGAGCCCACCCTTCAGCACCCGCTTAGTTCCTCCAGTGCGCTTAGCGCAGAGGCGACCGCCACTCTAGCAGCTGCCCCAATTTCTGAACTGTTGTCGTCACCCTCCAAGGGGGTGGAGGCCGGTGGCCCGGCGGGGTCTGGGCCTTTGCTGAGCTGTGTGGAGGTACTGGGTGGTCAGGAAGGAGCCAAAGTTCTCACACAGTTTGTTTTCCCTGGTCACACCAACGGCTTTAATCTGCAAAAAGACACTGAAATCCCTGCAGTATCACCCAGCAGTTTCATG GATAGTGGCGGCTCAGCAAGGACAGACTACAGAGCTATTCAGCTGGCCAAGAAGAAGAAGCTGACTGCGCCCTCCAGCTCCTCTG GTGTCTCGGGATCAAGTCAGAGAAAAGCAAAAGGATCCAAATCTTCCTGCGCTCCGTCGAGTGCTCGCTACGGTGAAGGGGCCACACCTGCTAATGGGGGCCTCACTCTGCGTGACCCTGTCACTGGGGCCCAATATGTCCAAATTCAGCTGCTACAG GATGATCCAGCCACTGATGGAGAACtggccttccagctcagctcgcAGACATCCTCCTCTCACTCTCAGCTCACAGTTGACTTACCAGTCAACATTTTACAG GAGCCCACTGTAGTCATCGAGGAAAACAATGTGTGTGACAACTGCCAGTTCACAGGAAGCACAATCAACCTTCAGGACTTGGAGTGA